The Prunus persica cultivar Lovell chromosome G7, Prunus_persica_NCBIv2, whole genome shotgun sequence genome has a segment encoding these proteins:
- the LOC18769695 gene encoding uncharacterized protein LOC18769695 — MRCKNLKKTRDKEDQRSNTVTEGLVQKEVVEGSVEKSNLSRCHPMKTRKARTRTTVCQDEEESADSLDSDFVDLNFSCDDNDDDVDFDEWVDKQTEWVGDGAKGKEPESTNAGVESWDWGPDVELDAEEYDSDNVQPKYDSDDDTLMTDRWPEFNPATDMADPEFEVGMKFSNCKVFRAAVREQFIKWNMDVVFVRSKALKLKAVCPDPDCPWEIYASKMQHENTLQVKKYEGEYTCGIVWENPTVKSSWLSAKYMETLKSNPSWPISSFMEIVENDYNTRVSRQQVYRAKDRALRQIEGIYTEQYSRIWDYCEELRKTNPGTITKVQCNFNEQLGHPVFQRLYVCLGACKAGFIAGYRPIIRLDGCFLKGVYVGQFLAAVRIYANNETWVIVYAVVKSECKESWVWFLELLVNDVEIVNQFGYTFISDKQKRLLPAFEQVVPNSEHRFCARHLFTNFKLQFKGKVLSDKF, encoded by the coding sequence ATGAGGtgtaaaaatctaaaaaagaCACGTGATAAAGAAGACCAAAGGTCCAATACAGTGACTGAGGGACTAGTTCAGAAAGAGGTTGTTGAAGGAAGTGTAGAAAAGAGCAACTTATCAAGATGTCATCCAATGAAGACAAGAAAAGCAAGAACAAGGACCACAGTCTGTCAGGATGAGGAGGAGTCAGCAGACAGTCTTGACTCTGATTTTGTAGACCTTAACTTCAGTTGtgatgataatgatgatgatgtcgATTTTGATGAATGGGTGGACAAACAAACTGAGTGGGTTGGAGATGgggcaaaaggaaaagagccAGAGTCAACAAATGCTGGGGTTGAATCTTGGGATTGGGGTCCAGATGTTGAACTGGATGCAGAGGAGTATGATTCTGATAATGTACAACCTAAATATGACTCTGATGATGACACTCTAATGACGGATAGATGGCCAGAATTCAATCCGGCAACTGACATGGCAGATCCAGAGTTTGAGGTTGGGATGAAGTTTAGCAATTGTAAAGTTTTTAGAGCGGCTGTGAGAGAACAATTTATAAAGTGGAATATGGATGTTGTATTTGTGAGAAGTAAGGCTTTAAAGCTAAAGGCAGTTTGTCCAGATCCAGATTGCCCATGGGAGATATATGCTTCCAAAATGCAGCATGAGAATACCCTACAGGTTAAGAAATATGAGGGTGAATACACTTGTGGTATTGTTTGGGAAAACCCCACTGTGAAGTCTAGTTGGCTGAGTGCCAAATATATGGAAACATTGAAGAGCAATCCAAGTTGGCCAATTAGCTCATTCATGGAGATTGTGGAGAATGATTATAACACTAGAGTTTCTAGGCAACAAGTTTATAGGGCAAAAGATAGGGCATTGAGGCAGATTGAGGGAATATACACAGAGCAATACTCAAGAATTTGGGATTATTGTGAAGAGTTAAGGAAGACCAATCCAGGAACAATAACCAAAGTTCAATGTAATTTCAATGAACAATTGGGTCATCCAGTGTTTCAAAGGTTATATGTGTGCCTAGGTGCATGTAAAGCAGGGTTCATTGCTGGATACAGACCCATTATTAGATTGGATGGCTGCTTCTTGAAGGGTGTATATGTAGGGCAATTTTTAGCAGCAGTTCGTATATATGCTAATAATGAAACATGGGTGATTGTGTATGCAGTGGTTAAGTCTGAGTGCAAGGAGTCATGGGTTTGGTTTCTAGAATTGCTGGTAAATGATGTAGAGATTGTTAACCAGTTTGGATACACTTTCATATCAGACAAGCAAAAAAGATTATTACCAGCTTTTGAGCAAGTTGTTCCTAATAGTGAACATAGGTTTTGTGCAAGACATCTGTTCACCAACTTCAAATTACAATTCAAAGGGAAAGTTTTGTCTGACAAATTCTAG
- the LOC18769650 gene encoding chaperone protein dnaJ 72 yields the protein MDHYKVLGLPRSASKEEIKEAFRKLAVKLHPDKHSHSPKAVRESTTLRFKQVSEAYQVLIDDRKRADYNFRSSRSHNYNANTSNYGHGYGYGYSATNYGGKYRRASSGGSGASSAFENVLRYVTTRAFLLNLSVAGAFLGGVVVVNRGWDALWKMHNSEKSFEETMRSLERSKVRKEKP from the exons aTGGACCACTACAAGGTTCTGGGGTTGCCAAGGAGCGCGAGCAAAGAAGAAATCAAGGAAGCGTTCAGGAAACTGGCGGTGAAGCTGCACCCAGACAAGCACTCCCACTCCCCCAAGGCCGTGAGGGAGAGCACCACCCTCAGATTCAAGCAGGTCTCCGAGGCCTACCAGGTCCTCATCGACGATCGCAAGCGCGCCGACTATAATTTCCGGAGCTCTCGCTCCCACAATTACAATGCAAATACTAGTAATTACGGCCATGGTTATGGTTATGGTTATAGTGCTACCAATTATGGAGGCAAGTACAGAAGAGCCTCCTCTGGAGGCTCTGGAGCTTCCTCTGCGTTTGAGAATGTGCTTCGCTACGTCACGACGCGAGCGTTTCTTCTGAATCTCTCCGTTGCAGG GGCTTTCTTAGGAGGCGTGGTCGTTGTTAATAGGGGCTGGGATGCTCTATGGAAGATGCATAATTCCGAG AAATCATTTGAAGAAACAATGAGATCCCTTGAAAGATCCAAAGTACGTAAAGAGAAGCCGTAG
- the LOC18771219 gene encoding membrane steroid-binding protein 2 → MGGGIYGAVMEEITLYTGLSPAAFFTIAGMMVVVYRIVSAMFVGPEDYNKPPMAASIGTDSNLVNKYLNLNQTTTTTPTQMGDMTEQQLRGFDGSDPNKPLLMAIRAQIYDVSSSRNFYGPGGPYAMFAGRDASRALALLSFKPQDINGNIEGLGPDELEILQDWEDKFIEKYPNVGKLVAEPTKTEQTEAQQQGIGQEQ, encoded by the exons atggGGGGAGGAATATACGGGGCAGTGATGGAGGAGATAACGTTGTACACGGGACTTTCACCGGCAGCCTTCTTCACAATCGCAGGGATGATGGTTGTGGTTTACAGAATTGTCAGCGCAATGTTTGTGGGGCCCGAAGACTACAACAAGCCTCCCATGGCGGCGAGCATCGGCACCGATTCCAATTTGGTTAACAAGTACTTGAACCTCAACcaaaccaccaccacaactCCGACGCAAATGGGAGACATGACGGAGCAACAATTGAGAGGCTTTGATGGTTCTGATCCCAATAAGCCTCTGCTCATGGCCATCAGAGCTCAGATCTATGACGTCTCTTCCTCCAG GAATTTTTATGGTCCTGGGGGACCGTACGCAATGTTTGCTGGAAGAGATGCTAGCAGAGCTTTAGCTCTTCTGTCCTTCAAACCCCAAGACATAAATGGCAACATTGAAGGTCTTGGTCCCGATGAACTTGAGATTTTACAGGACTGGGAAGAtaaattcattgaaaaatATCCCAATGTTGGGAAGCTTGTAGCAGAGCCAACAAAGACTGAGCAAACTGAAGCTCAACAGCAAGGAATTGGGCAAGAACAATAG